A DNA window from Jaculus jaculus isolate mJacJac1 chromosome 1, mJacJac1.mat.Y.cur, whole genome shotgun sequence contains the following coding sequences:
- the Prlhr gene encoding prolactin-releasing peptide receptor, giving the protein MTSLPARIPGDPDLFPAGSTPANQSAEVSEGNGSAPGPRAPALTPFQSLQLVHQLKGLIVLLYSIVVVVGLVGNCLLVLVIARVRRLHNVTNFLIGNLALSDVLMCAACVPLTLAYAFEPRGWVFGGGLCHLVFFLQPVTVYVSVFTLTTIAVDRYVVLVHPLRRRISLRLSAYAVLGIWALSAVLALPAAVHTYHVELKPHDVRLCEEFWGSQERQRQLYAWGLLLGTYLLPLLVILLSYVRVSVKLRNRVVPGSVTQSQADWDRARRRRTFCLLVVVVVVFAVCWLPLHVFNLLRDLDPRAIDPYAFGLVQLLCHWLAMSSACYNPFIYAWLHDSFREELRKILLSWPRKIVPHGQSMTVSVII; this is encoded by the coding sequence GGACCCCGACTTGTTTCCGGCGGGCTCGACTCCAGCCAACCAGAGCGCAGAGGTGTCGGAGGGCAATGGGTCTGCGCCGGGCCCCCGCGCCCCGGCGCTCACCCCGTTCCAGAGCCTGCAGCTCGTGCATCAGCTGAAAGGCTTGATCGTGCTTCTGTACAGCATCGTGGTGGTCGTGGGGCTGGTGGGCAACTGCCTGCTGGTGCTGGTGATCGCGCGGGTGCGCCGCTTGCACAACGTGACCAACTTCCTCATCGGCAACCTGGCCCTGTCCGACGTGCTCATGTGCGCGGCCTGCGTGCCCCTCACGCTGGCCTACGCCTTCGAACCTCGCGGCTGGGTGTTCGGCGGCGGCCTGTGCCATCTGGTCTTCTTCCTGCAGCCGGTCACGGTGTACGTGTCGGTGTTCACGCTCACCACGATCGCCGTGGACCGCTACGTCGTGCTGGTGCATCCGCTGCGCCGGCGCATCTCTCTGCGCCTCAGCGCCTACGCCGTGCTGGGCATCTGGGCGCTGTCCGCGGTGCTGGCGCTGCCGGCCGCCGTGCACACGTACCACGTCGAGCTCAAGCCCCACGACGTGCGTCTCTGCGAGGAGTTCTGGGGCTCCCAGGAGCGTCAGCGCCAGCTCTACGCTTGGGGACTGTTGCTGGGCACTTACCTGCTCCCTCTGCTGGTCATCCTCCTGTCCTACGTCCGCGTGTCGGTGAAGCTCCGCAACCGCGTGGTGCCCGGCAGCGTGACCCAGAGCCAGGCCGACTGGGACCGCGCGCGCCGCCGCCGCACTTTCTGCTTGCTCGTGGTGGTCGTGGTGGTGTTCGCCGTCTGCTGGCTGCCGCTGCACGTCTTCAACCTGCTGCGGGATCTCGACCCCCGGGCCATCGACCCCTACGCCTTCGGGCTGGTGCAGCTGCTCTGCCACTGGCTGGCCATGAGCTCCGCCTGCTACAACCCTTTCATCTACGCCTGGCTCCACGACAGCTTCCGCGAGGAGCTGCGCAAGATCCTGCTCTCCTGGCCGCGCAAGATCGTGCCCCACGGCCAGAGCATGACCGTCAGCGTGATCATCTGA